The Coregonus clupeaformis isolate EN_2021a chromosome 3, ASM2061545v1, whole genome shotgun sequence genome includes a region encoding these proteins:
- the LOC121545692 gene encoding uncharacterized protein LOC121545692, with amino-acid sequence MSSGPVVESEDSSAHANLAVTSGYSEGPPSHLAVTVLRATGLRAKGFHGGSNPYVVVQLGQRRITTPVIHGTLTPRWNCELTFPLPSSAPRDGTTEALTLTIHHRRPLLALPDKFLGTVSFRLEDVIKKQDGNKGWFVLNSESRKKPKKRGHVEVSFRLHREHSSLPSHSQPLTQTQSQPLTLLSHSTSLSQPSNLPSHSQSLTQPHSQSHFQPSSICTKSHISRESDTRCSPPSVQSVVKHREPIHPSCGKENSGVLDSVPLPSAPASPQKPADGPDCVSITTADCSNTIRPVSYSAATGDLEDGTASIVTCETGDLEDGTASIVTCETGDLEDGQEASLLDPGGGHSSHQGPLEETSTAGSTIGTQTSSSFQMFPFQHSQSQGRMRRVSFRSSFRSRLRRLRYRLDSGEDSGERRTLRLQVCPRVFSRSTSPPYDRFPKIDVSERPQGFLARLFPCLDRR; translated from the exons ATGTCATCAGGCCCTGTTGTGGAGAGTGAGGATAGTAGTGCACATGCCAATCTGGCAGTGACTTCAGGGTACAGTGAAGGTCCCCCCTCCCACCTGGCAGTGACTGTGTTGAGGGCCACTGGCCTCAGAGCTAAGGGCTTCCATGGGGGCAGCAACCCTTACGTTGTCGTCCAGCTGGGGCAGAGGAGAATCACCACCCCTGTCATCCACGGTACCCTGACCCCCCGCTGGAACTGTGAGCTCACCTTCCCCCTGCCCTCCTCGGCCCCCCGGGATGGCACCACCGAAGCCCTGACCCTGACCATCCACCACCGACGCCCACTACTGGCCCTGCCTGATAAGTTCCTGGGTACTGTGAGCTTCAGGCTGGAGGATGTTATCAAGAAGCAGGACGGGAACAAAGG GTGGTTTGTACTCAATTCTGAGTCGCGGAAGAAGCCAAAGAAGCGTGGGCATGTGGAAGTATCTTTCAGGCTGCACAGAGAGCATAGCAGCCTTCCATCCCACTCCCAACCCCTCACCCAGACCCAGTCCCAACCCCTCACCCTTCTCTCCCACTCCACAAGCCTCTCCCAACCCTCCAACCTTCCATCCCACTCCCAATCCCTCACCCAGCCTCACTCCCAATCCCACTTCCAACCCTCCTCCATCTGCACCAAGAGCCACATCAGTAGGGAGAGTGACACACGCTGCTCACCACCTTCTGTTCAG TCGGTGGTAAAGCATCGGGAGCCAATTCATCCATCTTGTGGAAAGGAGAATTCTGGAGTGCTGGACTCAGTTCCACTACCATCTGCACCAGCAAGCCCTCAGAAGCCAGCAGACGGCCCAGACTGCGTCAGCATCACTACTGCTG ATTGCAGCAATACCATCAGACCAGTATCCTATTCCGCTGCGACTGGAGACCTGGAGGATGGTACTGCATCCATCGTCACCTGTGAGACTGGAGACCTGGAGGATGGTACTGCATCCATCGTCACCTGTGAGACTGGAGACCTGGAGGATGGCCAGGAGGCCAGTCTGCTGGACCCAGGAGGAGGACACAGCTCCCATCAGGGTCCACTGGAGGAGACATCTACAGCAGGGAGCACCATCGGGACTCAGACTTCCAGTAGCTTCCAAATGTTCCCGTTCCAACATTCCCAATCccaagggaggatgaggagggtcTCTTTCAGGTCCTCCTTCCGTTCCAGACTGAGGCGTCTCCGCTACAGGTTGGACTCAGGAGAGGACAGCGGGGAGAGGCGGACTCTGAGACTCCAGGTCTGCCCCAGGGTGTTCTCCCGGTCGACCTCCCCACCTTACGACAGGTTCCCCAAGATAGATGTGTCAGAGAGGCCACAGGGTTTCTTGGCACGGCTCTTCCCCTGTCTAGATAGAAGGTAA